From the genome of Thermococcus chitonophagus, one region includes:
- a CDS encoding helix-turn-helix domain-containing protein, producing the protein MLDSDLARELQDLRKTLEDLKKSFLIVSQLAQAYLRLINIYAEYGGIGIDVAIPEIKNDSIAREIVKVLFDLRKANISQITRELKGRRGKASRNTVRSKIKLLKDLGIVVEVPGEKGKVYALSRDVIKRWLEMIGIPITLDHNNEY; encoded by the coding sequence ATGCTAGATAGCGACTTAGCGAGGGAGCTTCAGGATCTCAGGAAGACTTTGGAAGACCTAAAAAAGAGCTTTCTCATAGTTTCCCAACTTGCTCAAGCTTACCTTAGGCTGATCAACATATACGCCGAGTATGGAGGAATAGGCATTGACGTTGCTATTCCTGAGATAAAGAATGATTCTATAGCTAGGGAGATAGTTAAGGTGCTGTTTGACTTGAGAAAGGCCAATATAAGCCAAATAACCCGCGAATTAAAGGGTAGAAGAGGTAAAGCTTCAAGAAACACTGTTAGAAGTAAGATTAAGTTGCTTAAGGATCTTGGGATTGTCGTTGAGGTTCCTGGGGAGAAGGGGAAGGTGTATGCGCTCTCTCGAGATGTGATCAAGAGGTGGCTTGAGATGATCGGAATACCAATTACCCTTGATCACAATAATGAATATTGA
- a CDS encoding GAT domain-containing protein, which produces MAEEKKKLEELMEELVEEMKKAKTPEELEVLKRKAEILEDIIETYEGDKDLEKVAFLVEKLGDAIEEVIGPIKDLLAELYNPERMQVMGKSVAEFYKTLVESGMDKESALELTKEYMESINIGKQLLKAFASFVPMMGPHGQHGRKEGSED; this is translated from the coding sequence ATGGCTGAGGAAAAGAAGAAGCTGGAGGAACTTATGGAAGAGCTCGTAGAGGAAATGAAGAAGGCAAAGACTCCAGAAGAGCTTGAAGTACTTAAAAGGAAGGCAGAGATACTTGAAGACATTATAGAGACCTACGAGGGAGACAAAGACCTCGAAAAAGTAGCATTTTTAGTTGAAAAGCTTGGTGACGCTATAGAGGAGGTCATTGGGCCTATTAAGGATCTCCTCGCAGAACTTTACAACCCAGAGAGAATGCAGGTCATGGGGAAGAGCGTGGCTGAGTTCTACAAGACGCTGGTTGAGTCTGGAATGGACAAGGAGTCTGCCCTTGAGCTTACCAAAGAGTACATGGAGAGCATAAACATAGGAAAGCAACTCCTTAAGGCATTCGCTTCGTTTGTCCCAATGATGGGGCCTCACGGCCAGCATGGGAGAAAGGAGGGTAGCGAAGATTGA
- a CDS encoding M48 family metalloprotease — protein MIRALKKISEHDEIPVKTPKWFNVIYSHPSIGERIKNLKDNQAKNERMQNI, from the coding sequence ATGATAAGGGCCCTGAAGAAGATAAGCGAGCACGATGAAATTCCGGTAAAGACACCAAAATGGTTCAATGTTATCTATTCCCATCCCTCAATAGGGGAGCGGATAAAGAACTTGAAGGACAACCAAGCTAAAAATGAAAGGATGCAGAACATATAA
- a CDS encoding M48 family metallopeptidase has translation MWEILLLISIITSLLFVVIEGRRARKLEKQERFIRVERAVFIGIFITLALFMVTGVLGFFDFVSRFKEPLDKIILFLPVIISILASIAVADLIREEVEGSAKTNLLKAFLLASGAVFLIAVAFVVIPALFPVEFRIIIFLALMLAVAEAFSRIIKQAEKARPLGGELRKEVEELCRRTGVDVDGIYLIEDEGINALVTGAKGKTIFVTKGAIEHLERDELLAIIAHELGHVKKRHMLKGYALSILHIVPMTILLKIGDRLPEAVLTIYIVLSFVILVAGLLYRLARFNLKCELEADEFAAELVGADA, from the coding sequence GTGTGGGAGATATTACTGTTAATATCAATTATCACATCCCTATTGTTTGTTGTGATAGAGGGTAGAAGGGCGAGAAAACTAGAAAAGCAGGAGAGGTTCATTAGAGTTGAGAGAGCCGTTTTCATCGGAATTTTTATAACGCTAGCACTTTTCATGGTTACGGGGGTTTTAGGATTCTTTGATTTCGTCAGCAGATTCAAAGAGCCTCTTGACAAGATAATACTATTCTTACCCGTCATAATATCAATACTCGCCTCTATAGCGGTCGCGGATCTCATAAGGGAGGAAGTTGAGGGCTCTGCCAAAACGAACCTCCTAAAGGCATTCCTCCTCGCATCGGGGGCGGTCTTCCTAATCGCGGTGGCATTCGTGGTAATCCCAGCCCTGTTCCCCGTGGAGTTCAGAATTATCATTTTCTTGGCCCTGATGCTTGCCGTTGCGGAGGCTTTCTCCAGAATAATTAAACAGGCCGAGAAAGCTAGGCCTCTTGGAGGAGAACTTAGAAAGGAAGTAGAGGAGCTCTGCAGGAGGACCGGTGTTGACGTGGACGGAATATACCTCATCGAGGACGAGGGGATAAACGCGCTCGTGACCGGGGCTAAGGGGAAAACAATATTCGTGACTAAAGGTGCGATAGAGCATCTAGAGAGGGATGAGTTACTCGCGATTATAGCGCACGAGTTGGGCCACGTTAAGAAGAGACACATGCTCAAGGGCTACGCTCTCTCGATTCTCCATATAGTCCCAATGACAATCCTCCTCAAGATTGGAGACAGGCTTCCAGAGGCCGTTCTAACGATATATATCGTGCTCTCCTTCGTAATTCTTGTAGCCGGTCTCCTATACAGGCTCGCGAGGTTTAACCTCAAGTGTGAGCTAGAGGCAGATGAATTCGCGGCCGAGCTGGTTGGAGCCGATGCATGA
- a CDS encoding M1 family aminopeptidase, producing MKNLVKSVVSSEFNAEIEIGGVPEDLTIAFGGEIRSNHLIIEGTNRLDIAIAPFHVIEDEQFRLFVLSIKGIKRTLDLLKRAYEFYSSILGKKTAKYTVIETPENYGGQAGKGYALVSGSSLRRKIPANLYHELAHLWNPRVTPETHLSRFFDEAFANYLTALAIREIHGEEAFNSFIENLRRNYEAVLKRFPEAEKLKPSEWGKLGFWELSYTKGALILHDLHQKVGEDFYEILRGIVNSSIIDFHRFKAIVEEVSGLVIDI from the coding sequence TTGAAAAACCTTGTTAAGTCTGTTGTAAGCTCTGAATTTAATGCGGAAATAGAGATAGGAGGAGTTCCAGAGGATTTGACGATAGCATTTGGTGGCGAAATTAGGAGTAATCACCTGATAATTGAGGGAACCAACAGGCTCGACATTGCGATAGCCCCGTTCCACGTGATAGAGGATGAACAATTCCGTCTCTTCGTCCTGAGCATAAAGGGAATCAAGAGGACGCTTGATCTGTTAAAGAGGGCATATGAATTCTACTCATCAATTCTCGGCAAGAAAACAGCGAAGTACACGGTTATTGAAACTCCCGAAAATTATGGTGGTCAGGCAGGAAAGGGCTATGCCCTTGTCTCAGGGAGCTCATTAAGGAGGAAGATTCCTGCGAACCTCTACCACGAGCTCGCTCACCTCTGGAATCCCAGGGTGACTCCAGAGACCCACCTAAGCAGGTTCTTTGATGAAGCCTTTGCCAATTACCTCACAGCCTTGGCAATTAGGGAAATTCATGGAGAAGAAGCATTTAACTCATTCATAGAAAACCTTCGGAGGAATTATGAGGCAGTACTTAAGAGATTCCCAGAGGCAGAAAAGCTAAAACCCTCAGAGTGGGGAAAGTTGGGATTCTGGGAGCTCTCCTACACGAAAGGCGCACTAATCCTCCATGATCTCCATCAAAAGGTTGGAGAAGACTTTTATGAGATCCTCAGGGGGATTGTAAACTCCTCGATTATTGACTTCCACAGATTCAAGGCGATAGTAGAGGAAGTTTCTGGGCTCGTGATTGATATATAG